In one window of Mercurialis annua linkage group LG4, ddMerAnnu1.2, whole genome shotgun sequence DNA:
- the LOC126678947 gene encoding 23.5 kDa heat shock protein, mitochondrial-like, with amino-acid sequence MAFYVQNISRLLSPRTQTKQSLQLQILNITSSSSPYLSKLFHKHFAASNSLNDTIAKLSVESPGNDIYEHPIDLEEDKNRLCITYRMTDISKKDVKLYLDKNENGLHIQVDKPVDRHCSVNSAKVVNLIPSVYKTDQIKAKMNCGDLKIFIPKINGEEKLEEKPGVVPVSID; translated from the exons ATGGCTTTCTACGTTCAAAATATAAGCAGGCTGTTATCACCAagaacccaaaccaaacaatcACTTCAACTTCAGATTTTGAACATCACCTCCTCATCGTCACCTTACCTTTCGAAGCTTTTCCACAAGCATTTCGCCGCCAGTAATTCACTAAATG ATACTATAGCAAAGCTCTCGGTAGAGAGTCCCGGCAATGATATATACGAGCACCCAATAGATCTAGAAGAAGATAAAAACAGGTTATGTATAACATATCGAATGACGGATATATCAAAAAAGGACGTGAAGTTATATTTGGATAAGAATGAGAATGGCCTTCATATCCAAGTAGACAAACCTGTCGATCGGCATTGCAGCGTGAATTCTGCAAAGGTTGTTAATTTGATTCCTAGTGTTTATAAGACTGACCAGATCAAGGCTAAGATGAATTGTGGAGATCTCAAAATTTTCATACCTAAGATCAACGGCGAGGAGAAGCTTGAGGAGAAGCCTGGTGTAGTTCCAGTGTCTATTGATTAA
- the LOC126676291 gene encoding uncharacterized protein LOC126676291 has protein sequence MGGHGGLNILPQKRWNVYNFDNREKVKKDEEEAAKEEQLKREQARKRDTEFRLEQLRVARGLAPLIKPESPNKVENDESESKSNHINLFEGIKIFDPIKTLENEGEGSKKKKMKKEEVRVVTAEDEKYRLGYGLAGKGVKLPWYLEKANDNAKDKESGNDRSTRGEKDMKKGGKKTLEELREERLKREKREKERERALLEKRMREESIKSRGFSRR, from the coding sequence ATGGGAGGTCATGGAGGTCTTAACATTCTCCCTCAAAAGCGGTGGAATGTGTATAACTTCGATAACCGAGAGAAAGTTAAAAAAGACGAAGAAGAAGCTGCAAAAGAGGAGCAACTAAAGCGCGAGCAGGCTCGAAAGCGCGATACTGAGTTTCGCCTCGAGCAGCTTCGTGTTGCACGCGGATTGGCTCCGTTAATAAAACCTGAGAGTCCGAACAAAGTGGAGAATGACGAGTCGGAATCAAAGTCGAATCACATTAATTTATTTGAGGGGATTAAGATTTTTGATCCGATTAAGACGTTGGAGAATGAAGGAGAGGGGTCtaagaaaaagaagatgaagaaagaAGAGGTGAGAGTTGTGACCGCGGAGGATGAGAAGTATAGGCTAGGTTATGGTCTTGCTGGTAAAGGAGTTAAGCTGCCGTGGTACCTTGAGAAAGCGAATGATAATGCTAAAGACAAGGAGAGCGGAAATGATAGGTCAACTCGAGGGGAAAAGGATATGAAGAAGGGTGGGAAGAAGACATTGGAAGAGCTAAGAGAAGAAAGATTGAAGAGGGAAAAGCGAGAGAAGGAGAGGGAACGAGCATTGTTGGAGAAGAGGATGCGAGAGGAAAGTATAAAGAGTCGAGGTTTTTCCCGGAGGTGA